In Pseudomonadota bacterium, the genomic stretch CCAAGAAACAGGGCTCCGATAGACGTTGAGGTCAGCGCCGACCGCAGATCGATCGGTATCCAGCTGGGTGTTCGGCTACGGCTCCCTGCTCTGGCGGCCAGACTTCCCCTTCGATGAGCGCGCAGGCGGATGGATCACCGGGTGGGCTCGGCGCTTCTGGCAGGGCTCCACAGACCACCGTGGCAGACCGGGACGACCAGGTCGCGTCGTGACGCTGGTCCGCTCAGCGGAGCAGCGTTGCTGGGGCGTTGCCTATCGCATCAATAGTCAGGTTCAGCACCAGGTGTTCGATCAGCTCGACTATCGAGAGAAGGGGGGCTACGAGCGCGAGGAGGTGCATGTGCACGTGGCTTCACCCGACGGCTCGCCGTCGCGCCTACGCGCTGTGGCCTACCGTGCCAGTGCAGCGAATCCGTGCTTTCTTGGCGACGCACCCATAGCCCAGATCGCTCGTCAAATAGTGCAGGCAGAAGGGCCGAGCGGGACTAACCGAGACTACCTCTTCAGGTTGGCGAGCGCCCTGCGCGCGGCGAAGGAACAGGATAACCACGTGTTCGAGCTAGAACGAGCTGTTCGAGCACTCGAGGCCGATCAATACCAATAGGTATCGGCCGGCCGAGCCGCCTGGTGTGGACGGCTCGACCGGTGCGAAGGCTTGGCTAAGTGCTAGGCCCTGAGCATTGCGTAGAGCTGATCCTTGTGCAGGAGTCGCATTCGTTTCAGCTCGGTGGTGTAGCGGTCTGAGTGCACGGTGCGGCGAAGGCCCGTTCGCACAACTTCCTTGTTGACCCGTTGGTAGTCGTCGTAGAGCTCAGCGAACTCGTTGCTCGACTCCCGCAGCGTAGCGATACGATCCCGATACTCCGGGAATTCCTCGGCCAGGTCGTGACTTTCTCCAATCATGCGCACCTCCTGAAGGGGCGGTGGGTGGACGGATAAGTCGAAGTTCACTCGAATCTATCGTACCTGCCCCGGGCTGTCACGCACGTCTAATGACGAGACTGCCGCGGGTCCACGCGTCAGGTCGCAAGACGGCCCAGGCGTAGTAGACTGGTCGATTCCGGGCCTGATGATGACGCTGCGGTTCGAACGCGCCGCGGTCTCGGCTTTGTCGTCCCGCCGCAAAGGGCCCGCGGGGGGCGCCCCAAATGAGGAGACTCCTGCTCTGAGTGCTGCCACCCGACATCCGCCCACCCGCTCTCGCGCCAAACCTGCTGCAGCCGCGATCGATTTAAACGATCCGGCCCTGTACCTAAATCGCGAGCTGACCTGGCTCGACTTCAACCTTCGGGTGCTCAACGAAGCCAGTGACTCGCGCACGCCGCTGCTCGAGCGGGTGAAATTCCTCGCCATCGTAAGCGGCAATCTAGACGAATTCTTCATGAAGCGTATCGGTGGTTTGCGCAACCTCGTGATGGCGGGCATCACCGATCGAAGCCCAGACGGGCGTACGCCGAGCGAACTGATCGAGGCCTGCCGCACTAAGATTACTGCGGTGCAGCGCCAACGCGAGGCGATCTTCGAGGAGGTTGTCGCGGACTTGGATGCAGCCGGCATAGGAATCTGTCGTTGGCAAGATCTGTCGCCTGGAGCGCGGACCAAGCTGCGCGACCACTTTATTCGCAACGTCTATCCGCTGATCACGCCCTTGGGCATGGATCCCGGTCACCCCTTTCCCTTCATCTCGAACTTGGCACTCAACCTGCTGGTCACGATGCACTATCCGGCGGAGCGCGAGCAGCGCATCGCGAGGGTCAAGGTGCCCGTGACTGACGATGTGGTGCCGCGCTTGCAGCGGGTGGAGCACAGCAACCGCTTCGTCCTCCTCGAAGACGTGATGGCCAACAACCTGGATCTGCTCTTTCCCGGGATGCAGGTGGAGAGCTGCAGCCTGTTCCGCGTGACTCGCAACGCACGCCTGGACCTGCCGCAAGTCGACAGCGGTGACCTACTGGAGCTCATCGAAAGCGGCCTGGAGGAGCAGCCGTTCAAGCCCATCGTCCGACTGCAGGTGGATGCGCAGATGAGGCCGCAGCTGCGCAGGACCCTAATGACCCGGCTTGGCCTGCAGCCGGAGGATGTTTACCCCGTGCGGGGGATGATCGCCATGCGCAGCCTGTTCGAGATCGCCGCGCTCGATATCTCATCACTGAAGCCCGCGCCACATCACCCGGTTGATCACCCGCGACTCGCGCATGACTCGCGCAACATGTTCCAGCTGATTCGCTCCGGCGGACCGATGCTCGTGCAACATCCCTACGAGTCCTTCACCTCGTCCGTGGAACGCTTCCTTCGTACCGCATCTCTGGACCCCGACGTCTTAGCTATCAAGATGACGTTGTACCGGACCTCCAACGAGGGAAAGGTCATCCAGTATCTGGTGGACGCTGCGCGCAACCGCAAGCACGTCGCCGTGTTGGTCGAGTTGCAGGCCCGCTTTGATGAGGCGGCCAACATCCGTTGGGCCAAGCGCTTGGAGGAAGCAGGCGTCCACGTGACCTACGGGGTTTTGGGACTAAAGACCCACACGAAGTTGATTCACGTGGTGCGCCGTGACCACGACGGTCTGCGCCGTTACATGCATATCGGCACCGGAAACTACCACTCGGGCACCGCGCGGTTGTACTCCGATATCGGCCTGTTCACCTGCGATGAAAGCATAGGCGCCGATGTTACAGAGCTTTTCAATTACCTGACGGGATATCCCACTCCGCGACGCTATGGGAAGGTATTGTGCGCCCCCGAAACCTTGAAGGCCGGGCTGATTTCACGCATCGAGCGCGAAATCGAGCGGCATAGCGACACTCATCCTGGGCGCATCCAATTTAAGTGCAACGCGCTCGAAGATGTCGATGTGGTGCGTGCCCTGTATCGCGCGTCGATGGCAGGCGTTACGATTGACCTCATCATTCGCGATACATGCCGGCTGCGGCCCGGGCTCGCTGGTGTAAGCGAGAACATCCGAGTGATCAGTATTGTTGGCCGCTTTCTTGAGCACGCCAGAGTTTTTTACTTCAACAACGGTGGTGATGAGGAATACTGGATAGGGTCGGCTGACATCATGCGTCGCAATCTAGAATCGCGGGTGGAGGTGATCGCCCCGATCGAAGATGCAGATTTGCGAGCACAGCTTCGCTTGATGCTCAACGTGCAGCTCGGTGATGCGAGAAGCGCTTGGGATATGAGGTCAGACGGCACGTACGTACAACGGCAACCGGCAACTCATCGAGAAAAGCAGGGAAGCCAGGAAACGCTGATCGCGATCGCCGCAAGACGCGCGTCCGCAGCGTTGAAGCGCAGGGAAAAAAGCCTGAACGACAGGCTGGCCAGACAGTTCAGTCGGCGCCTCGAGCGTCGCTCCGCCAGGGGGTTCCCAAGCGACGATGGATCGCGCTAGCGGGAAGCGGCGGCACGGCGTCGAGCAAGCGGCGCCGGGGAGCTGAGCGGCTGCGGTTGCAGACGCCCCGCGCGTCTGGACGCGGGGATTAATGAGACACGAATACGCGCTGCCCGAGGAATTCGCGGCGGCAGACATCGCCGACACGCTGTGTCAGCGCTTTGCGCTGCAGGATCTCGGCGCCCAGCGATGGGTGATCTGCTACTTCGATACCTTCGATTGGCGGCTCTTCAACCAGGGCTACGTGCTGGAGGAGCATCGCAACGGCTCCTCCAATCACTTGCACTGGCGTTGTTTGGTGAACGGTGCACCAGAGCGGGTGCTGCCCAATGCGCGTATGCCGCACTTCGCTCACGAGCTTCCTGTCGGGGCGTTTCGCGATCGCCTGTCGGGGTTCACCGAGCCCCGCGCCCTGTTGCCGCAGGTGATCGTGCGCACGCAGGCACACACGCTGAACTTCGAGAACGAACACGGCAAGACGCTTGCTCAGCTGATCTTCGAGACGGGGAGTCTGGCAGACGGCAATCATTCCAAAGCCGCTCCGGTGGTCAGCCGGCGGCTGCGCTTGCTGCCCCTGCGAGGTTACGAGGAAAGCTGCAAGGCGCTGACCCGCGAGGTGAAGCGGCTTGGCTTGCAGCTCGCCGCACGGGATCTGATGGTCGATGCGCTGGCGTTCAGTGGCCGGCGACCGGCGAGCTACGTGGTCCGCCCGCGCGTGGTCCTCGAGCCGCAAGCGCGTACGGACGAGGGCGCACGACAGCTGCTAGCCGCCTTCTTCGGGGTTATGCGGTGCAATTTGCCCGGCGTGCGGGCGCGTACGGACGCGGAGTTTCTTCACGACTTCCGCACTTCTGTGCGCCGCGCGCGTGCCTTGCTCGGTGAGCTCGACGGCGTGTTCCCTAAGCGTACGCTCGAGCGCTACCGC encodes the following:
- a CDS encoding DUF465 domain-containing protein, translating into MIGESHDLAEEFPEYRDRIATLRESSNEFAELYDDYQRVNKEVVRTGLRRTVHSDRYTTELKRMRLLHKDQLYAMLRA
- the ppk1 gene encoding polyphosphate kinase 1; the encoded protein is MMTLRFERAAVSALSSRRKGPAGGAPNEETPALSAATRHPPTRSRAKPAAAAIDLNDPALYLNRELTWLDFNLRVLNEASDSRTPLLERVKFLAIVSGNLDEFFMKRIGGLRNLVMAGITDRSPDGRTPSELIEACRTKITAVQRQREAIFEEVVADLDAAGIGICRWQDLSPGARTKLRDHFIRNVYPLITPLGMDPGHPFPFISNLALNLLVTMHYPAEREQRIARVKVPVTDDVVPRLQRVEHSNRFVLLEDVMANNLDLLFPGMQVESCSLFRVTRNARLDLPQVDSGDLLELIESGLEEQPFKPIVRLQVDAQMRPQLRRTLMTRLGLQPEDVYPVRGMIAMRSLFEIAALDISSLKPAPHHPVDHPRLAHDSRNMFQLIRSGGPMLVQHPYESFTSSVERFLRTASLDPDVLAIKMTLYRTSNEGKVIQYLVDAARNRKHVAVLVELQARFDEAANIRWAKRLEEAGVHVTYGVLGLKTHTKLIHVVRRDHDGLRRYMHIGTGNYHSGTARLYSDIGLFTCDESIGADVTELFNYLTGYPTPRRYGKVLCAPETLKAGLISRIEREIERHSDTHPGRIQFKCNALEDVDVVRALYRASMAGVTIDLIIRDTCRLRPGLAGVSENIRVISIVGRFLEHARVFYFNNGGDEEYWIGSADIMRRNLESRVEVIAPIEDADLRAQLRLMLNVQLGDARSAWDMRSDGTYVQRQPATHREKQGSQETLIAIAARRASAALKRREKSLNDRLARQFSRRLERRSARGFPSDDGSR
- a CDS encoding CHAD domain-containing protein, which produces MRHEYALPEEFAAADIADTLCQRFALQDLGAQRWVICYFDTFDWRLFNQGYVLEEHRNGSSNHLHWRCLVNGAPERVLPNARMPHFAHELPVGAFRDRLSGFTEPRALLPQVIVRTQAHTLNFENEHGKTLAQLIFETGSLADGNHSKAAPVVSRRLRLLPLRGYEESCKALTREVKRLGLQLAARDLMVDALAFSGRRPASYVVRPRVVLEPQARTDEGARQLLAAFFGVMRCNLPGVRARTDAEFLHDFRTSVRRARALLGELDGVFPKRTLERYRRDLKWLGDITGDARDLDVLVLSLDEYADMLEGPVRDAFASHCRAFVARELEQAYERLHERLASVRFERLVSSLQDFVASPVPRRTPLAHAMLPIEGFARERLRRRLRKLRKAAANAGSGEDAQGLHDARIIAKRCRYLLDAFATLLPGREVRALRRQLKLLQDQLGTHHDCYVHEQRLSTLSERMRLQDALTPAVASAIRQLRAGLQGKQRSLGREAATLLGAFAGKEMRALSKALFANL
- a CDS encoding gamma-glutamylcyclotransferase, with the protein product MRSAPTADRSVSSWVFGYGSLLWRPDFPFDERAGGWITGWARRFWQGSTDHRGRPGRPGRVVTLVRSAEQRCWGVAYRINSQVQHQVFDQLDYREKGGYEREEVHVHVASPDGSPSRLRAVAYRASAANPCFLGDAPIAQIARQIVQAEGPSGTNRDYLFRLASALRAAKEQDNHVFELERAVRALEADQYQ